The Cyclobacteriaceae bacterium genome includes a region encoding these proteins:
- a CDS encoding DUF58 domain-containing protein — protein MKVFRNLYINNRFFYIIGALVVLFILTFVLSNGVWIPKILFYLFVGVILTDALLLFRVKRGMNGHRLAPDRLSNGDENDIKIHLENFYTFPVSLRIFDELPHQFQRRDLEFNIKMKSGDQEVILYHLRPVKRGEYSFGAVNVIVSSPLLLLARRFSFSGDKMVPVYPSYLQMRKYELLAISNRLTEVGIKKIRKIGQNQEFELIKEYVNGDDIRTLNWKATARKSRLMVNQFQDERSQQVYSLIDKGRVMQMPFNGLSLLDYAINACLVISNIAIKKFDKAGLITFQDKVGTMLPASRRNNQMAVIQEVLYHQKTAFRESDYSMLHAQVRSKINQRSLLLLFTNFESVYSMERQLPYLKSLSQRHLLVVIFFENTEMKSLLESPAGTVKDIYYKAVAEKFSYDKKLIVKELKRRGIQSILTTPEQLTVNTINKYLELKARNLI, from the coding sequence GTGAAAGTCTTCCGAAACCTTTATATCAACAATCGTTTCTTCTATATCATAGGAGCACTCGTTGTGCTTTTTATTCTGACGTTTGTTTTAAGTAATGGTGTGTGGATTCCAAAAATTCTATTCTATCTGTTTGTTGGAGTCATTCTGACAGATGCTTTGCTTTTGTTTCGCGTGAAGCGCGGCATGAACGGACACCGTCTTGCTCCTGACCGGCTCTCCAACGGTGATGAGAATGATATAAAGATCCATCTTGAAAACTTTTACACCTTCCCGGTTTCGCTGAGGATCTTCGATGAACTCCCACATCAGTTTCAACGAAGAGATCTTGAGTTCAATATAAAAATGAAGTCAGGTGATCAGGAGGTGATTCTTTATCACTTGCGTCCTGTTAAACGTGGTGAGTATTCTTTTGGAGCCGTTAATGTTATTGTGAGTTCTCCTCTGTTGTTACTGGCGCGCAGGTTTTCATTTTCGGGTGATAAGATGGTGCCGGTATACCCGTCGTATTTGCAGATGCGCAAGTATGAACTCCTCGCTATCAGCAACAGGTTGACAGAAGTTGGAATAAAGAAGATCAGGAAGATCGGCCAGAATCAGGAATTTGAACTGATCAAGGAGTATGTAAATGGTGATGATATCCGCACACTGAACTGGAAAGCAACGGCGAGAAAATCCAGGTTGATGGTGAATCAGTTTCAGGATGAAAGGTCGCAGCAGGTATATTCTCTTATTGACAAAGGTCGTGTGATGCAGATGCCTTTCAATGGACTAAGTCTTCTGGACTACGCGATCAATGCCTGTCTTGTGATCTCCAACATTGCCATCAAAAAATTCGATAAGGCAGGATTGATTACTTTTCAGGATAAGGTTGGAACGATGCTTCCGGCCAGCAGGCGTAACAACCAGATGGCAGTGATTCAGGAAGTTCTGTATCATCAAAAGACCGCTTTCCGCGAATCAGATTATTCAATGCTTCATGCTCAGGTGAGAAGCAAGATCAATCAGCGGAGCCTCCTGCTTCTGTTTACAAATTTTGAAAGTGTCTATTCAATGGAGAGACAATTGCCCTACCTGAAAAGTCTTTCTCAGCGTCACTTACTGGTGGTAATCTTTTTTGAAAACACTGAAATGAAATCATTGCTGGAATCTCCTGCTGGTACCGTGAAAGATATTTACTACAAAGCGGTTGCAGAGAAGTTCAGCTATGATAAAAAGTTGATTGTAAAAGAGCTGAAGAGAAGAGGGATCCAATCCATTCTCACTACACCGGAGCAACTTACAGTGAATACAATCAATAAGTATCTTGAACTAAAGGCCAGAAATCTGAT